A DNA window from Candidatus Vicinibacter affinis contains the following coding sequences:
- a CDS encoding class I SAM-dependent methyltransferase, protein MIADIGIELMRYCDQKSSPIPDYLQILERKTHLSTLSPQMMSSSSQGRLLSLLSKLKKPKCILELGTFTGYSALCLAEGLEEDGLLHTFEVVDTYDHIIEFVKKEIPLASKIIFHKQDALEGISNLDLEFDLVFIDAAKKQYPEYLALVSPLMKKGALLIADNVLWYGKVLDEKKDQETAVLDHFNTLVSESGDWDAFILPLRDGLTLAIKK, encoded by the coding sequence ATGATAGCGGATATAGGAATTGAACTCATGCGATATTGCGATCAAAAAAGTTCGCCAATACCCGATTATCTCCAAATTTTAGAACGCAAAACTCATTTGTCAACTTTGTCACCACAGATGATGAGCAGTAGTTCGCAGGGTAGGTTGTTGAGTCTGTTGTCAAAGCTAAAAAAACCAAAATGTATCTTAGAACTAGGGACATTCACCGGCTACAGTGCACTGTGTCTGGCGGAAGGATTAGAAGAGGATGGCCTGTTGCACACCTTCGAGGTCGTGGATACCTATGATCACATCATTGAATTTGTAAAAAAAGAAATTCCACTGGCTTCCAAAATAATTTTTCATAAACAAGATGCTCTGGAGGGAATTAGTAATCTTGATTTGGAATTTGATTTAGTTTTCATAGATGCAGCCAAGAAACAATATCCGGAATATCTCGCGCTGGTTTCTCCGTTGATGAAAAAGGGTGCGTTGTTGATTGCAGATAATGTACTTTGGTATGGAAAAGTACTGGATGAAAAAAAGGATCAGGAAACCGCTGTGCTGGATCATTTTAATACCTTGGTGAGTGAAAGCGGAGATTGGGATGCATTCATTTTACCCTTGAGAGATGGGCTTACACTGGCAATTAAAAAGTGA